TCACATCTACCCATACCACATCACCATAAGGCTCTTCATTCGGATGGTGATCAATTTTGATTAACTCAGCTCCTAATCTAAAGCGGTCATCACTAATTCTTTCTTGATTTGCACTATCACACACAATGACTAGTGCTCCGTTGTATTCTTCATCTGTAATCGTGTCCATCTCACCTAAAAATAACAAGGAAGGCTCGGATTCGCCTACTGTATAGATGTTTTTATTTTGGTATGCTTCTTTTAGAATAGCGGCTAGGCCTAGCTGTGAACCTAACGCATCTGGATCCGGTCGTACATGTCTGTGAATAATAATCGTATTGTATTTCGAAATTTTTTCTAGTATAGCTTGTTTCATAAATGACTCCTTTTATGTACTCGTTTAGTATTGATCTAGCTATTTTTTTATAGTCACGCTACAATGCAGATAAGATATGTATATCAAGGAGGCTTATACATGGATAAATTGCTCATTATCCTAATTGTTTTTACTGCAGTCTTTTTTCTCTATAATCGAATCCAAGCATGGAGAAAACCAGATTCTTTAATTAAAAAAATCTATGAAACACGCTCTAGACTATTTCTTGGTTTGTTTCTACTTGTCTTTAGCTTAAACCTACTTGTACAACCTCGAGGGGTTATTGATATGGTTATAGGTAGCGTATTAATGATCTTTGCTTTGGCTAATACAATCTATGGATTTAAGGCGTATAAGCATTATATCGCACAAGCTGAACCTTCTAAATCATAAAAAAAGGGGTGGACCCATAAGCCTGAATAATGGCTTATGGGTCTTTTTACTGTTTAATCCATTAATTGAGCCATGACAAGTGCTTTTCCAACAATTCGCTCTTCGTCATAAAGTTCCACATCTATTTTTGCATGTTTTCTTCCAAGCTCCAACACCTTAGGAATAACAGTAACTATGCTATCAATTTGAACGGGTTTGAGAAAATATAACGTCATGTTCTCTACGACTAGATCCCCCTTCGATCTTGATCGTAAAATCCGACTTCCTGCTTCTGTTACCAAGGTTGTCATTACACCATACGAAACTGTTCCAAGATGATTACTCATTTGCGGAGAAATACCACACTGATATTGCCCCTCCGCTCCTGGAACCTGCTCCATTCGGCTTACAACTATATCTTCTATTGTTTCTCCAACCTGAGGTTGACGTTGGATCATTTGAAGAGCCTTTAATACATCCTGACGACTCACTACGCCAGTTAAATGGTTATGGCTATCAACTACAGGTAACAATTCAATACCTTCCCACACCATAACGTGAGCCGCTGAGGCAACAGACGTTCTTTCACTAACTGTAATTGGATCAGACGTCATCACTTTATCAATCGACACCTGTTTAGAAACATCCACAACGTCCTTAGCTGCAATCATGCCTTTTACTTTTGAAAGCTTGTCTACAACTGGATAGCGACTGTGCCCTGTTTGCTCATTAAGCTCATGCCAACGATTAACTGCATCATCTGTATATAATAAAAAAGTCTCTTCAAGCGGAATCAAGATATCATCCACAAGCACAATTTCTTTTTTAATCAATTGATCATAAATAGCCCTGTTGATCATTGCCGCAACTGTAAATGTATCATAACTCGTTGAGATAATAGGCAAATCAAGCTCATCTGCCAACCTCACAGTATTAGGATTTGTATCAAACCCTCCAGTAATGAGAACAGCAGAGCCAGCTTCTAAAGCTAGTGTATGTGAATCATACCGATTCCCAACAATTAATAAATTCCCTGCGGTCACATATCTCATCATTGCATCTTTTGTCATAGCCCCAATAACAAAACGATTTAATGTCTTATGCAATCCTTGCCTACCGCCTAATACTT
The nucleotide sequence above comes from Alkalicoccobacillus plakortidis. Encoded proteins:
- a CDS encoding YtpI family protein gives rise to the protein MDKLLIILIVFTAVFFLYNRIQAWRKPDSLIKKIYETRSRLFLGLFLLVFSLNLLVQPRGVIDMVIGSVLMIFALANTIYGFKAYKHYIAQAEPSKS
- a CDS encoding DRTGG domain-containing protein; this encodes MATKHEQILDYITRLHVGEKISVRRIAKALSLSEGTAYRAIKEAENQGLVSTIERVGTIRIEKKKKENIEKLTYAEIVNIVEGQVLGGRQGLHKTLNRFVIGAMTKDAMMRYVTAGNLLIVGNRYDSHTLALEAGSAVLITGGFDTNPNTVRLADELDLPIISTSYDTFTVAAMINRAIYDQLIKKEIVLVDDILIPLEETFLLYTDDAVNRWHELNEQTGHSRYPVVDKLSKVKGMIAAKDVVDVSKQVSIDKVMTSDPITVSERTSVASAAHVMVWEGIELLPVVDSHNHLTGVVSRQDVLKALQMIQRQPQVGETIEDIVVSRMEQVPGAEGQYQCGISPQMSNHLGTVSYGVMTTLVTEAGSRILRSRSKGDLVVENMTLYFLKPVQIDSIVTVIPKVLELGRKHAKIDVELYDEERIVGKALVMAQLMD